A stretch of DNA from Henriciella sp. AS95:
CGCATTCCCGGAGGGCTGGGGCAGGGGCGTTTCGGATAGAACAATCTTGCCGACAGCCTTGACCTGCCGGCCCTTGAAGCTGCGCGAGGCGGGGTCGAAACTCGCCCATTCCTCGGTTTCGGGCGGGTACATCGCCAAAATGTCGGCTTCGCGGATGGGGATGGCGAGCGTGATCCGTGAGCGGCCTGCCGCGCCCACCATGTCTGCGACGACAATCCATTGCGCCTGAGCGATGGCTGAGTCCGCCGGAAGATCGCCCGCCCGGCCATTGGCGAGCAAATAGCTCGTCGCTGAGCCATCCCTGCGCCGCGCCACCTGACCCGGCCAGGCCTTGGCAAGAAGCAGGGCGGGGTCGCCGAAGGCTCTGGCGCCATTTGACCAGCGATCAGCTTGTCGCCGAAGCGCCTTCGCGCGGCCTGATCCGTCCCGGTCAAAGCCTTCGATCCTGTCTTTCAGATTGATCGAGCTGCCGCCAATGCCCGGTTCGCTGGCAAGCGCGGCGATCTGCGAGGCGAGGGCGCGTTCACCGTCTGATGTCGCGCTCGCCACGAGGCTGGCATATCGCGGGGCTAGCGGCAGGGCAGCCATTCGCTTTCCGTGTTCGGTGAGCTGACCATCTTCCGTCAGCGCGCCGAACTCGATCAGCGTTTCTCGCGCCGCCTTGATACGCCCGGATGGCGGTGCGTCGAGCCAGGTGAGGCGCGAAGGATCGTTCTCGCCCCATTCAGCAAGACTGAGGAGAAGGCCCGACAGGTCGGCGTTCAGAATTTCAGGCGATGGCGCCGCATTTAGCCCACGCGTTTCTTCTTCGTCCCACAACCGATAGCAGACGCCTGGCCCCAGGCGCCCGGCTCGCCCGCGGCGCTGGTCGACATTGGCGCGAGCGGCGCGGATGGTTCTGAGGACGGACGTGCCGCTGGAGGGTTCAAATTCCGGCACGCGCGCCAGCCCGGAATCGACGACGACATGCACGCCATCAATCGTCAGTGCGCTTTCGGCGATGTCGGTGGCGAGGACGATCTTGCGCTGACCGTCAGGTGCGGGCTTTACCGCTTCGTCCTGTTCTCTGGGCGATAGCGCGCCGAAGAGAGGGTGAACGCTGATATTGGCTGGCAGGTTTGACAATCGCTCCGCCGTTCGCCGGATTTCGCCAGCGCCCGGCAGGAAAGCCAGGATCGACCCGGTTTCGGCGCGCGCTGCCTTCTCAATGGCCGTCGCCATCTGGTCTTCAATACGGTCCCGCGTGCGGCCAAGATATTTTGTCTCGACCGGGTACTGCCGCCCCTCACTCTCGACGACCGGGGCGTTCATCACGCCAGCAACCTTGTCCGTATCCAGCGTCGCGGACATGGCAAGGATGCGCAGATCTTCGCGAAAGACAGACTGGGCTTCCATGGCAAGGGCGAGGCCGAGATCGACATTGAGGCTGCGCTCATGGATCTCGTCAAAGATCACGCAGGCGACGCCATCCAGCGACGGATCGGCGAGGAGACGGCGCACGAACAGGCCATCGGTGATGACTTCAACCACGGTCTCTTTCGAGACTTTCCGTTCAATGCGCGTCGACAGGCCAATCCGCCCCCCGGTCCGCTCGCCCAGCGTTGCGGCCATTCGGTCGGCGGCCATGCGGGCGGCCAGCCGGCGCGGCTCGAGCATGATGATCCGGCCGTCCATTGGAGCGAACCCTTCGGTCAGTCCGGCAAGGGCGAGCGGCACACGCGTTGTTTTGCCGGCGCCGGGCGGGGCGGCCAGAACAAGGCGTTTTTCACCGCGCAGTTTATCGCTGATCTCGCCGAGCAGGCTTTCGATGGGGAGGTCGGTAGGCGTTGGCATTTGAAGCGGTCTCTAGTGCATTCTCGGCCACATGGCACGAGCCAACGCAGCATTTGCGGTCATCTTGTGTTTTGAAATAGGGTCGAAGCGCTTAAAGAGGCTCAGCAGAATTTGGGAAAGGTCCGTGCCAGATGGCTGAACCGCTAGAATTTTCCGTTGTCGTGCCGGTCCATAATGAGTCCGGCAATGTCGAAGCGTTGGTGCGAGAGATCGCCGCCGCGCTCGATGGGCGATCCTATGAGATGCTCTTCGTCGATGATGCATCAACCGATGACACGCGGGCGGTGCTGGCGGGCCTGAAGAAGGATTTTCCGGCCCTTCGCGTTCTCAGTCACCGCAAGAATGCCGGCCAGAGTCGGGCCATCCGCAGCGGTGTGCGCGCCGCGCGTGGCCGCGTTGTCGGTACGCTTGACGGTGACGGACAGAATGACCCGGCTGACCTGCCAGACCTTTATCGCGCTCTCACGCGCGCTGACGCGCCAGACGATCTCGCCATGGTCATGGGCCGCCGCGCCAGCCGCAAGGACACGGCCTGGAAGCGGTTCGGGTCGAAGTTCGCCAACTCCATCCGCAGGCGCATGCTGAAGGATGACTGTGACGATAGTGGTTGCGGGATCAAGGTGATCAAGCGCGATGCCTATCTCTCCCTCCCCTATTTCGACCATATGCACCGCTATATGCCCGCCCTGATCAAGGCAGAGGGCTATGAGGCCGAATTCATGGATGTGAACCACCGTGAACGCGGGACGGGCAATTCAAAATATACGAATTTTGGGCGCCTCTGGGCCGCCCTGTCAGACCTGCGCGGTGTGACCTGGCTGATCCGCCGCCGCCGCAATCCACAAGGGGCTGACGAGGTCTGATCACCGGCAAAAAGGCTGGTTCCGAAAAGACACGCCTCAATATCGACAGATAGTGTGCTAGAATTTCATGCTTAACAGGCCTGCACGGGGACGTTAGGCATGAGTCTTAGAGGAATCTTCGGGGCTGCGGCTGCAGCCCGGCTCGAGGATCGAAGAAAACGACAGGCCACCTCCGGCCGGTCAACGCAACGCAGGGGATCCAACATGCGCGTGCTACTCGGTATATTTCCGCTCCTGATCATTCCGGTCGCGATCTACAATCTGATCGCGCTGCCTTTTGGTGGAACGGCTGAGCCGGTTGACGGCGTCGTCACTGACAATATCGCACCCATTGTTAAGATGCTCAGCGAGCCGATGATGACCTTTCCGATGATTTCGGGGGTGAACTGGGCCATCACCAATGGCGAGATGCTGATCCTGTTCTCCATCGCGCTGCTGTTCATGGAAATCCTGAAGTCGACGAGTACCGGCACGGCCACCATCATCAACCACGCCATCTCGATGATCCTGTTCATCGTCTGCCTGGTCGAGTTCCTGCTGCTGCCGAACTTTGCGACCTCGGTCTTCTTCATCATCACGATCATGACGCTGCTGGATGTCTTGGCAGGTGTTGTCGTGACGATTGTTTCGGCCCGCCGCGACTTCGGCGTGGGCGAGGGCTTCAGCGCCTAGCTAATTTGCGCAACATTCTTACTCAACCGGGCGGGGCAGATGTAAAATCTGCCCCGTTCCGCTTCACAGAAGCGAAAACCTGTCTAGTGTCGCCCACTCATTACCGAGTGTCAGTGTGCCGGGGAGGCTAATCTTGGATTTGGATATCGTAACTCTCATTGAGAATGTCGCAGGTTTTATCTGGGGCGGAACCTGGGGAGACGCGACTGTCATCCCTGGCAATATCGGACCATTGGCCGTTGTCCTCCTGGGCACCGGCCTTTTCTTTATGATCCGTCTGGCCGGCCGTCCGCTCCGCCGGTTTGTGCCGGCGCTGGTGGAAGTCTGGCAGGGCCGCAAAGCCCAGAGCGACGACGGGGCGATCACGCCGTGGCAGGCGCTTTCGACCGCGCTTTCAGGGCAGGTCGGTACCGGGAACCTCGCTGGGGTGGCAACGGCCATCACGCTCGGTGGGCCGGGCGCGGTTTTCTGGATGTGGGTTGTTGCGATCTTCGGTATGGCGCTGGCCTTTGCCGAGAGTTCGCTTGCCGTCAAATATCGCGAGACCGACGAATATGGCCGCATCAATGGCGGCCCGATGTATTACATCAAGAACGGGCTTGGAAAAAAATGGCTCTGGCTCGCCATCATCTTCTGTATCGGCACGCTGATCTCCGCTGTGGCGACGGGCGGTATGATCCAGGCCAACTCCATCATGGAATCGGTCACTGAAACCAGTCAGTCGACCTTTGGGCTGAGCATTCCGCCCTGGGCGATTGGTTTGGTCCTCGCAGGGCTGGTCTTCGCCGTCATTATCGGCGGTATCAAGTCCATCGGTAGCTTTGCCGGCAAGGTCGTTCCGTTCATGGCGGGGCTTTACGTGCTCGCGGCCCTGATCGTTCTGATCATCAATGCGCCGAAAGTCCCCGAAGCCTTCATGCAGATTATCGAGTCGGCCTTCGGTCTGAAAGAAGCGGCTGGCGGAGCTGCGGGCTATGGGGTGATGCAGGCGGTTCGCTACGGCATCGCTCGGGGCCTCTTCTCCAACGAAGCCGGTCAGGGCTCAGCCCCGATCGCGCACGCGGCGGCCCGCACCAAGAACCCGGTCCAGCAGGGCGAGATCGCGATGATCGGTGTGTTCATCGACACGATCGTGATCTGTACGATGACGGCGCTTGTCATCCTGACGGTGACGGGAGACTTCAAAAAATCCGGCGCCCTCATGGCCGCTAATCAGTGTGTTGAAGCCGGACAGGAACTGCCGGAAGGCACAGACCTCGATACGCTTTTCCCAAGTGCCTACACCGATGGCCGTGAAGCGCTCATCGCGGAAAACGGCGCCGTGGCGACAGCCTGGCTTCAGGAATGTCAGGCGGCGGGCGTTGAGATGGATGAGACGGCGATCGCCGCGGCGTCCAATCCGGACATTCTGATTGATGTCGACCATGCCTGGGAGACGGATGCGAACTCTGCGGCCATCACGACACGCGCTTATGGCGCGGCGTTCCCGGGCGGCCAGTTCATCGTGCCGGTTGCTCTGTTCTTCTTTGCCTTCACCACCATTATCGGCTGGTCGTATTATGGTGAGCAGGCGGTGACCTATCTGATCGGGGAGTGGGCGACTCACCCCTTCCGGTATTTCTGGGTGATCGTCATTTTCCTGGGCGCGCTGGTCACGAATACGGACGCGCTATGGTTGTTCGGTGATATCGCGAACGCGTCCATGGCCTTCCCGAACCTGATCGCGATCCTCGCGCTATCCAGCGTTGTGATTGCCATGCACAAGATGAATGATGACCCCGATCACGGACATCCTGTGATCGACAAGAGAGAGGATCCGCCTGCCGAGTAAGAGCCGGGGTTTGAATTAAGGGACGGGGCGCGGGCAGCGATGGCCGCGCCCTCTTCATTTTAAGCGGGATGTTAAGCATCAGGGCGCCACACTCGGCAAATGTCTGACGCTGCCCGCATTGATGCATTCCTTGAAATGATGAGCGCCGAGCGCGGGGCCTCGCCCAATACGCTCGACGCCTATGGCCGCGACCTGCGCGATGCGTCCGATTTCATGAAGGGCAAGCTGATCAATGCCGATGCGGCGAAGGTCTCGAAATATTCGAGCTGGCTGGCGGGGCAGGGGCTCGCGCCGCGCAGCCAGGCCCGGAAGCTTTCATCCCTGCGCCGTTTCTTTCGCTTCCTGTTCGAAGAGGGCGCGCGCAAGGACGACCCGACCTCGCGCGTTGAAGGGCCGAAAGCGGGGCGCGATATCCCGGACGTGCTGTCGCGCGAGGAGATGGACCGCCTGATTGCCGCGTGCGGCGAGGATGTGCGCCTCAGATGCCTGGTCGAACTGCTCTATGGGGCGGGGCTGCGGGTCAGTGAGCTTGTAAGTCTGAAACTTGGAAACCTCCCGCGCCGCAAAGGTGAGCGCTGGGAAACAACCGACATTATCGTGCGCGGAAAGGGCGGTAAGGACCGGTTGTGCCCGCTGGGGCGTCCGGCGCTCGACGCCATCCTGGACTGGTTGTCAGTGCGCGAAGATAGCCTGCCGAAGAAGACGCTAAAGCGCGGCGGAGCCGGCGCCTACCTGTTTCCGTCTCGTGGCAAGGACATGCACCTGACCCGCCGCCGTCTGGGCCAACTCCTGAAAGATCTGGCACTTGAGGCTGGTCTTGACCCGGCGCGCGTCCACCCGCACGCGCTGCGCCACGCCTATGCGACCCATCTGCTGCAAGGCGGGGCAGATTTGCGGTCGGTACAGACCTTGCTTGGTCATGCCGATATATCAACGACCGAAATCTATACGCATGTCTTGCAGGACGAACTGGCAGAGCTTTTGGAGACGACTCATCCGCTGCAACTGAAATAAACTGCGGTCCGCCCCTCGCGATTCCGCGCAGTCGATATAATATCCACCCACGCGCAGGATGGCTGCGCCCGATTTAACGAGACTAGACCCATGGCATTCATTCGCGCTTTCGTCGCTTCCCTCTTTGTTTTCGAGATCACCGGCGCGTTCGCGCTTGGCTTTGCGACGCTCGTTCTCTTCGCGCTTCACGTGCATGGCATCGCCTTCTGGAGTGTTGAAGCGATTACAGCTGCGGCAACTGTGTATGTCTCCTTCCTGTTCTTCCTTCGCGCTTTCAAGAGCGAGAAGAGCATGGCGCTTTCGCCTGCTCGCGACACCGAAGACTAGGTCTCGCCGCCTCGGCCCCATCGGTTGATTGACGGGCCTCCCGCTGCGGCTATGTTGCGCTGCAACGGAGGACCTTATGAGTCAGAAAACACCACGGAATTTCTTCAAACCGCTCGCGATTGGCGCGCCCGACCCGATGCGGGATCTGCCCGTTCGTCTGGAGCGGATGATCCATTTCGTGCCGCCTCATCTGGACAAGGTGCGCGCCAAGGTGCCGCAAATGGCCGATCAGGCTGACGTTGTGCTCGCCAATCTGGAAGATGCGATCCCGTCTGATGCCAAGGATGCCGCTCGCGCCGGCGCCATCGAGATGGCGAACATGGTCGATTGGCAGGCCAAGGGCACGGGCTTCTGGAGCCGGGTCAATCCGCTGAATTCGCCGTGGTTCCAGGAAGACGTTTCCGAACTCGTCCTGAAAGCCGGTCACCAGCTGGATGTGATCATGCTGCCCAAGGTCGAGGGCCCGTGGGATATTCATTTCGCCGATCAGTATGTCGCCCAACTCGAAGCGAAGGCCGGGCTGAAGCGCCCGATCCTTTTCCACGCGATCCTTGAGACGGCGCAGGGCATGGCGCTGGTCGAGGATATTGCGCTCGCTTCCCCGCGCATGCAGGGCATCTCGCTCGGCCCGGCAGACCTTGCCGCTGACCGCAAGATGAAGACGACCCGCGTCGGCGGTGGTCACCCATTCTACCGCGTCATCGACGATCCGAATGAAGACGGAAGCCCGCGCGCCAATGCCCAGCAGGACCCTTGGCACTATACGATTGCCCGCATGGTCGATGCCTGCCGCATGGCTGGGATCAATGCCTTCTACGGCCCTTTTGGGGACATTTCCGATCTCGATGCCTGTGAGCAGCAATTCCGCAATGCCTATTTGCTCGGCTGCTCGGGCACATGGTCACTCCACCCGAACCAGATTGCCATCGCCAAGAAAGTGTTCAGCCCGGATGCTGACGAGGTGAAGTTTGCCCGCCGCATTCTGGAAGCGATGCCGGATGGCTCTGGTGTGGCGATGCTGGATGGCAAGATGCAGGACGATGCCACCTGGAAACAGGCCAAAGTGATCTCTGATCTGGCTGACCTCGTTGCGGCGAAAGATCCTGATCTGGCGGCGGCTTATTCGGCCTGATAGGATGAGGCGTTAACGACAGAAGGACGTTTCCCTTATGCGAATTTCAACAATCACAGCGATGGCAGCGGGGCTTGGCCTCGTCGCCGCTTGCGCTGTTGACCCGGTTAGTCCCGTCTATGTGCCTAACCCTGCCGGGACCGGTGCAACCGCCTCTTCGCCGGCCACCGACCTGATGATTGCCGAATGCGGTCATGCTGGGGCTGATCTGGCCAGCATTGTCTTTCCCGATGGCTGGCAGATGCGGTTGGCAGAAGTGGCAACCAAGAGCGCGTCGAATGACGAGCTGCTTGGCGGGCCGGTCACAACTGAAGTTGTGGACCGCAATGCAAAGCCAATCTCGC
This window harbors:
- a CDS encoding tyrosine recombinase, with amino-acid sequence MSDAARIDAFLEMMSAERGASPNTLDAYGRDLRDASDFMKGKLINADAAKVSKYSSWLAGQGLAPRSQARKLSSLRRFFRFLFEEGARKDDPTSRVEGPKAGRDIPDVLSREEMDRLIAACGEDVRLRCLVELLYGAGLRVSELVSLKLGNLPRRKGERWETTDIIVRGKGGKDRLCPLGRPALDAILDWLSVREDSLPKKTLKRGGAGAYLFPSRGKDMHLTRRRLGQLLKDLALEAGLDPARVHPHALRHAYATHLLQGGADLRSVQTLLGHADISTTEIYTHVLQDELAELLETTHPLQLK
- the hrpB gene encoding ATP-dependent helicase HrpB, whose protein sequence is MPTPTDLPIESLLGEISDKLRGEKRLVLAAPPGAGKTTRVPLALAGLTEGFAPMDGRIIMLEPRRLAARMAADRMAATLGERTGGRIGLSTRIERKVSKETVVEVITDGLFVRRLLADPSLDGVACVIFDEIHERSLNVDLGLALAMEAQSVFREDLRILAMSATLDTDKVAGVMNAPVVESEGRQYPVETKYLGRTRDRIEDQMATAIEKAARAETGSILAFLPGAGEIRRTAERLSNLPANISVHPLFGALSPREQDEAVKPAPDGQRKIVLATDIAESALTIDGVHVVVDSGLARVPEFEPSSGTSVLRTIRAARANVDQRRGRAGRLGPGVCYRLWDEEETRGLNAAPSPEILNADLSGLLLSLAEWGENDPSRLTWLDAPPSGRIKAARETLIEFGALTEDGQLTEHGKRMAALPLAPRYASLVASATSDGERALASQIAALASEPGIGGSSINLKDRIEGFDRDGSGRAKALRRQADRWSNGARAFGDPALLLAKAWPGQVARRRDGSATSYLLANGRAGDLPADSAIAQAQWIVVADMVGAAGRSRITLAIPIREADILAMYPPETEEWASFDPASRSFKGRQVKAVGKIVLSETPLPQPSGNAAREAFLGFVRENGLDAAGLGRAVRPVLARLKLLNDAFGEDWPLIGENALVETVDEWLAPVLGSKAFQFPSDGTIANAIKQSLGWPKAQEIDELAPTSIDLPSGRKADIDYLSENAPLVEAKAQELYGLTRQPAIAGGRMPVTLQLISPAGRPIAVTQDISGFWSGGYLDMAKDMRAQYPKHDWPDDPASAKPHVGMTKKRLGSQ
- a CDS encoding energy transducer TonB, encoding MRISTITAMAAGLGLVAACAVDPVSPVYVPNPAGTGATASSPATDLMIAECGHAGADLASIVFPDGWQMRLAEVATKSASNDELLGGPVTTEVVDRNAKPISPPVPTYPSNAAMTGREGVCEVMFDVNKSGAPEEILTACSSPEFNASAFNAVSSVRFGPKVVDGRNVRRLNVVYPLQYCLGG
- a CDS encoding CoA ester lyase — its product is MSQKTPRNFFKPLAIGAPDPMRDLPVRLERMIHFVPPHLDKVRAKVPQMADQADVVLANLEDAIPSDAKDAARAGAIEMANMVDWQAKGTGFWSRVNPLNSPWFQEDVSELVLKAGHQLDVIMLPKVEGPWDIHFADQYVAQLEAKAGLKRPILFHAILETAQGMALVEDIALASPRMQGISLGPADLAADRKMKTTRVGGGHPFYRVIDDPNEDGSPRANAQQDPWHYTIARMVDACRMAGINAFYGPFGDISDLDACEQQFRNAYLLGCSGTWSLHPNQIAIAKKVFSPDADEVKFARRILEAMPDGSGVAMLDGKMQDDATWKQAKVISDLADLVAAKDPDLAAAYSA
- a CDS encoding alanine/glycine:cation symporter family protein, with amino-acid sequence MDIVTLIENVAGFIWGGTWGDATVIPGNIGPLAVVLLGTGLFFMIRLAGRPLRRFVPALVEVWQGRKAQSDDGAITPWQALSTALSGQVGTGNLAGVATAITLGGPGAVFWMWVVAIFGMALAFAESSLAVKYRETDEYGRINGGPMYYIKNGLGKKWLWLAIIFCIGTLISAVATGGMIQANSIMESVTETSQSTFGLSIPPWAIGLVLAGLVFAVIIGGIKSIGSFAGKVVPFMAGLYVLAALIVLIINAPKVPEAFMQIIESAFGLKEAAGGAAGYGVMQAVRYGIARGLFSNEAGQGSAPIAHAAARTKNPVQQGEIAMIGVFIDTIVICTMTALVILTVTGDFKKSGALMAANQCVEAGQELPEGTDLDTLFPSAYTDGREALIAENGAVATAWLQECQAAGVEMDETAIAAASNPDILIDVDHAWETDANSAAITTRAYGAAFPGGQFIVPVALFFFAFTTIIGWSYYGEQAVTYLIGEWATHPFRYFWVIVIFLGALVTNTDALWLFGDIANASMAFPNLIAILALSSVVIAMHKMNDDPDHGHPVIDKREDPPAE
- a CDS encoding glycosyltransferase family 2 protein gives rise to the protein MAEPLEFSVVVPVHNESGNVEALVREIAAALDGRSYEMLFVDDASTDDTRAVLAGLKKDFPALRVLSHRKNAGQSRAIRSGVRAARGRVVGTLDGDGQNDPADLPDLYRALTRADAPDDLAMVMGRRASRKDTAWKRFGSKFANSIRRRMLKDDCDDSGCGIKVIKRDAYLSLPYFDHMHRYMPALIKAEGYEAEFMDVNHRERGTGNSKYTNFGRLWAALSDLRGVTWLIRRRRNPQGADEV